A genomic window from Spiroplasma helicoides includes:
- a CDS encoding nitroreductase family protein, whose translation MSNTYEYIKNRRSAKRYQTDFELSEKQIEEILEGIRYSPSSFGMEPYRVYFIQNHEIREELWPEWWNQPAVKECSGLIIWTTFKEKYMKSTVIDKQITNITDPQSDKAEAYIKNGIESFLKSQNTDFDNWTARQVYISMGVTLIMAKEMGLDCCPAEGFKRKETDDILAKHGIINPEEEHTTLGMFIGKIDTTKQNHYSYTRYKRPKEEVYKIIK comes from the coding sequence ATGAGCAATACTTATGAATATATTAAAAATAGAAGATCTGCTAAACGATATCAAACTGATTTTGAATTATCTGAAAAACAAATTGAAGAAATTTTAGAGGGTATTAGATATTCTCCATCATCATTTGGTATGGAACCTTATAGAGTATATTTCATACAAAATCATGAAATTAGAGAAGAACTATGACCTGAATGATGAAATCAACCAGCCGTGAAAGAGTGCAGTGGTTTAATTATATGAACAACATTCAAAGAAAAATATATGAAAAGCACTGTAATTGATAAACAAATTACAAATATTACAGATCCTCAAAGCGATAAAGCCGAAGCATATATTAAAAATGGGATTGAATCATTTTTAAAATCTCAAAATACTGATTTTGATAATTGAACAGCACGACAAGTTTATATTTCAATGGGTGTCACTCTAATAATGGCAAAAGAAATGGGACTAGATTGTTGTCCAGCAGAAGGTTTTAAAAGAAAAGAGACAGATGATATTCTTGCAAAACATGGAATAATAAATCCAGAAGAAGAACACACTACTTTGGGAATGTTTATTGGTAAAATCGATACAACAAAACAAAATCACTACTCATACACTAGATACAAAAGACCCAAAGAAGAAGTATATAAAATTATTAAGTAA